The genome window GCTCTGGGAAAgacacacagagctcctgagcaGTGCCaatggtgtccctgccccaggcTCACCCCACACTGCTTCTCCCTGGCTGTGTAAAGGGCGCCCCATGGCAGACCTCTGGGGCAGTCATTGTGCTTGGTTCATGCTGTctcactgtgccagaccctaTGTAAGTCTGTCATAACTCATTGCACACCATAAATTTTAACTGCTAATTGTTTCACGAATGTCTTAATAGCACTAGAGCTGTTCTGGCATTTTCCAAAGGCTGAGTGCCATCGAAAGCTcatggatgtggcacctggggactTGGGTTAGTgctggacttggcagtgctgggggaactgttggactcaatgatcttaaagggcttttccaacataaatggTTCCATGAGTGACAGCAAGGCTGAGGATGGGGGTGTGTAACAATCTGCTGGAGACATTGTGAGGCAGGGGTGGACCTGCcctggtcacagcaccagcttGGGCCTGACAGACAGGCTCTGCTTGGTTCCTGTTGTGTAGGTGACTCCTGAGCAGTTCCAAGGGCAGGAATTCATTCGCAGTTTCAGCCACTGACCCACCAATTAGGCTGAGCCCTGTATGCCACTTCCCTGTCCCCAGACACTCCATTGCGATGCCACAGCAGCGGCCCCAGCACACTGACCTCACTGCTGCAGCACAACCAGGGCAGGGACATGCctcagcaggggctggggccaGTCTGGTCCCACATTTCCTCCATGCATGCAGTGTCCCACTCTTCCCATGTCACCTCTGAACTGGGCAGGATGGGGGTGACTCATGGTCTGGATCCCCTCAAAGCAGCCTTTGCCCCTCCTCTGTCAGAGCCCACACAGAGGCAGAGACTATTGCAGGGAGCGTAATGGTCCCCCTGTCATATCCATCCTGCCCCCTAACTGGCCACTGTCTTGCTTCTCCATGGTGGACCCAGAGCCTTCGACATCTTTTTGGGGGGCTCAGGCCAACCAAGGTGATGAGTAATGGATTATACCCAGCCAGGAAACTTCCCTGCCTCAAACCAGGACTCTGTGGACAAAGCCCATGGTGACTGAAGCCTTCTGGTCTTTCTCCAGTGGAGCAGATGCTCCATGCTTAGGAGCATCTTTTTGAAAGCTTCCTTTGACCCAAGATCATGAAGGTTTCTGAACGTTCTTGTGTTCCCCAAAGGCTGTTCAGAGCCCTtggggtcagggtggtggccaGTGCTTGGTGTACCCCAGCAAGGGTGGGTGGCTgggagctggccctgcaggCTGGCACACAGCACCACCAACCCCTGCTGAGAGTTTTGGATTTGCCTCTGCAGGCACCCTCCTGAATGTCAGTGTGAGTGACCATGACCGGTCAGACTCCCTTCTTCTGTCCTGGGATGAGCCAGAGGGAGGTGCCAAGGGATATTTCCTTGCCCTGTCCTCCCTGGGGTCAGGCACGCTGCTGCAGAATGGGTCTGCTGGACCCAACACCACCAGCTTCTGGTTCCATGGGCTGACTCCTGGCACGCGCTACGAGATCGAGGTGACAGCCACGCTGGCCTGCATGGACACCACCAGCCAGACCATCACAGCACAGACAAGTAAGGCCTCCCCAGGAGCTCAGTGCTCCTACCAGTGATTGTTGTGCTCTTTGGAGTCCTACTGGTTCGTGGGAGGTTGGGCTGTTCCTCACTTCCACAAGAACTAGGGTCCTTCCTGGCTCCCCAGAGTCTAAGGGGTCATTCCCTCATCCTTGTGGAGGAAGGGTCCTGCCCCTGCGCCTTGTATGGGCTGGGTTTGTGCTGTGTCTTCTGCTCCTAGAATAATGGAGGTAATGATGGACCAGCCCATGACTGGCTTGCAGAGCGCTGAGGGAAATGTCACGCCTGGAAGTCAAGAAATAGCTACAAGGAAGGAGCATCTGCTCCACAATTTTGGCACATCTCTGTCGATCACTGCTCACCCCCAGGCGTTGctctgtgccaagggctggagaaggggacagggctggtggTTCTACAGCTCAGGTGGGGATGGCAGCCCCTGCCTGCACCTCTCCAGAAGATCCTTGAGTAAATCAGTGCAGGTGGAGGTGGAAAACCTAGCAAAGGAGAGTAGAGCTGGAGGGAGGAGATTGGGCAGTGGAAGGGCTGGTATCAGGCAGCAGTGGCAGAAGCAGAAGCTGGTTGTCACAGAAACGCAGGTGGCAGGACCCACATGGCCAGCAGGAACAGAGGACCTGTCAGCAGGCGAGCTTCAAGGTGATGATGGCTTCACCTTTATGAGTTAGCCCTGACCAAGCCTCCCTGCTCAGTTCAGAGGAACTGCTGAGACTGATCCAAGGGGATGGTGCAGCCCCCACAGCCTGTAGGAGGCTGGTGAGTGGTCAGGGAGGTCATGGGGCTGTGCTTGGGGCATCCttgctggagcccctctgctcaggagacaggctgagagagctggggttgttcagcctggagatgagAAGGCTCCTGGGTGACCTTAAAATGCCTTTTATTACCTAAAGGGGATTTGAAAATAGAGAAACAGGGACATTTTTAAAATGGGCAGATGGtggcaggacaagagggaagAATTTTAAACTGGCAGAGAAGTTTAGATCAGatcttaggaagaaattcttcactgtgagggtggtgaagccctggcacaggttgcccagagaaactttggctgccccatccctggaagtgtctaaggccaggctggagagggctTGGAACAACTTaggctagtggaaggtgtccctgccatagcagggagtggcactggatgagctttaggatcccttccagcccaaacccttccaggattctgtgactGGGTCCTGTGAAGCTGGCTGGCAGCACCTCCCCAGGCAAAGTCAAGTTCCACCAGCCTGTGAGCAGCTTGCCATGTCAGGCTCTCACAGAAGCAGCCAGCAGTGTCTGTGCCGTGTCCCATGCAGGTCCCTCACCCGTCCGCAACCTGACTCTGAGCAGCAGCGGCTCTGCCTCGCTGCGCGCGACCTGGGCACACGGGCCAGGCCGGCGGGACGGCTACCGCCTGGCCCTGTggcacagccactcccagaccCTGGTGAGGAACgtgtccctcctgcccagcGCCTCCACCTTCCTCTTCGACGGGCTCCTGGCTGGCAGCGAATATGCCCTGAGGGTCAGCACGctggctggctccagccagGCCAGCACCAGTATCCACCAGTGGACAGGTAGGGAGTGATGGGTGCGCTTGCCCAAGGAGGAAGGGGTGGCAGGAAGGGTTTGGCAGGAAGGATGCAGCACATGTGCCAGGCTGGCAAGGGGAGGAGGTGTCCAGGCTTGGGATGGGGAGCTTGTGGATGGTGGGGAACAGCTGGAGTGTTTCACATCCCCACTGTGAGCCAAGTGCCTGGGCCAAGGGGAAAACTTTGCACCTTGGGCCTGCCTTGCAACACCCATGGCTTGGATTTGTCTGTTCCCCACAGAGAGGGGCTATCTGGGGATCCTGGATCTCTTGGCTGCTGAGAGCTTCAGGAATGCTGAAGGACCCAGTCTGCCacccctctgccctgcagcctgAAAGAACATGACAATGTGGAGGGACATCAAGGGCCCTCCAGCCTGTGTGGGAGGGGGCACGGGAGAGACATCCCTCAGTAGACCCCTACTACACCTTTACCCCCATGCCATAGAGAGCAGCTATGGGCACAGgggcccctggggagagaggagGGTCCAGGGACCACCAGTCCCAGTGCTGAACTTGCTGTGTCCTGCTCTTCCCCTCagctccctccatccccacccAGCTGAGGctcagcccaggttccagcacCAGCCTCGTCGCCTCTTGGGCAGGTGCTGCGGGGGCCGCTTGGCTCCACCTGGAGCTCCGCAACCTCCTCACCCAAAAGGTCAGCACGACCCTGTCAGCCAGGAGGGGCCTCAGCAGCTACACCTTCCAGCATCTCCACCCTGGCACTCACTACTGGCTGGGGCTCAGCGCCACGGCTGGGCCCTACACCGCAGTGGGACCCAATGCCACTGCCTGGACGTGTGAGTAATCTACTTGGTGGCCCCAGCTTTCTCCCTGCCTCTGGTCCAGCCTCTGAATCCAAAGGTCTCCTGCCAAAGTGAAGCCTCCTTGGGTGCACAGGGTGATTTTGCTTGGACCTGGCCAAAAGCTGCTCCAGgatccagctctggggcactGCTATAGTGGGGCCAGTGAATCCCGTGTGCTGGCCTGCTTCTCCCTGGGATGCAGTGGGAGCAGCCTGTGGGCTCTCCCCTAAGAGAAGGATGCAAGGGCAGCAGATCCCACTGGTGttcagtgctgctggggcttGGCTCTCATGTGCCTCAGGGCTGTACAAGGCCAGCAGAAAAAATGGGGCAAGggggcagcagctgagctggttTGAACTGGAGGCCTCTGGAAGGGGCTTATACAAGAACAAGAAAGACTTTTTACATGGGCAGACAGTGATAGGACAAAGGgtgaatggttttaaactaagataggagagatttagattagatgttgggaagaaattcttccctgtgagggtgctgagacCCTGGCCCAGGTTGcgcagagaagctgtggctgccccatccctgggagtgtccaaggccaggctggatagggCTGGAGAGGTGGGATAGTAGAAGgtgccatggcagagggtgggaaTGAATGAGCTTTAGGATCCTTTTAAATCCAAACCATTgcacaattctgtgattctatgaaatggATTTTCGGTGCTCTCTGATTGTTGTCAAGGATGTGGTGTGGTAGCACCTGATCCTCATCCTGGTGGATGTTCCCAGCATGATGGGTGCTGTGCAAATACAGCCAAGGAATCCAGGAGCTTCTGGCAGGTCAAAACAGTGAGGGCAGCCCTCCCAGAACCCACTATTGCACCATTCCCCCAGCCCACTCTCTGCTCTGGCTTCAAGCTGATGAGGGCCCTGAAAGAGGGGAACTTTGCTGGTGACACCATGTCCATAGCCCAGTAAAAAGTTCCAGTCCTGAACTTCTCTCCCAGATGTTTCCAGAAAAAACAGGAGGGAAATCAAGAGGGCAGATCAGATTCATACTGAACACCAAGGTAGTGTTGGCCCTCAAATGACGGAGGTGCCAAGCTGCAGACTCAGAGCGGCTGTGGCCAGTGACTTGTCCTGGCACTGGCCAAACACTGGTCATGTGTATGCCAGGAGGACCTGGGTGTCACCAGGTGTCAAAgtctccagctccttcctgctccACCTGCCAGCCTGGGAAGCTGAAGCCTGCTCCCCGCTCCCTGCagatgggattttggaaggCCTCCAGAGCTCCAGCTGGTTTCTTTCTGCTCTGGAGTGAGGCTGATCCCCGCTGTTGCTGTCTGCAGCTCTGACCTGCTCCACTGAACAAAATTCCCCCATGCCAGATGCACGAGCCAGGGGCGTCTGGCCAGGAGTTTGGTCCAGGCCAGTTCCTGGGAATATCAGCAAGCTCATGGTGGTATGTGAATGGAGTGGAAGGAGACTTTTAGGAATTTCTCAGCAAGGCTGCCAGCTTTGTCTGGACTCTGTTAGTCCAGGAATGCTTGTACTGGGGAGTGCAGATGGCTTGCTCCAAAACGATGTCTAAGGCTGGACGTAACCCTGCCAGGAATGAGGCTCAGGAGAGTAAGGGCTACAGAGCACCCCATATCTCTGACTCACACAATCCTATTCCCTTCCAGACCCCTTGAGTCCCGACAATGTGACCCTGAGCAGTGCAGAGGAGCAGAACTCCTTAAAGGCTCGCTGGAGTGTcccagggggacagagggacttCTACCTGGTGACACTGCGGGAGGGAGAGGACAGTGCTCCGACGAGGAACATCTCCGTTGGTGGGGACAACGATCACGTCACCTTCCACGGGCTGAGCCCTGGCCAGCAGTACTCTGTgcaggtggtggtggtggcaggtCCCTACAGGGCAtcagcacacagcacagcagcctggacAGGTGAGCAGGAAGCCCATGAGTGGCCCttgggctgttcctgctgcctggagggggctgggggtgaggCAAGGACAgggcacctgggacacctggtcTCAAGAGTTGGTTGTGGATCAGAACTGGAAATTCTGCCTCCCCACAGTTCCTGGTGAGGGTGGGCTCAGAGGTCCTGGGCAGGCTTGTGCCAGCAAGTGTCAGGCACAGATCAAGACCAGATGCTGCTTTGTGCCTTCTGGACTCTGGCAGGTTGCAGGCagcttcctcccttcccctcagCACAGCTGGATGGGTGGGCAGGGAAGCACCACCAGCCCCCCCAGAGAGGGCATCTCCCTGTGCTCAGTCTCTCCTGGGTGACCTGTGGAGCCGCAGTTGGTGCTGTCCCAGAGCTGCCACTCTGGGAAGGGACAATTGGAGCTGTACACAGTGTGGGGAGGTACCCACCCAACCTGTGGTGCTGGGGGCACTAAgagctctccctgcagccccttctACCCCTGTGTGGGATGGAGACAACAGCagtgtcacagaatcacagaactgttagggttggaagagacctttggagatcatctagtccaacacCCCTGCTCTAGGGCCACCTAGAGCaatttgaaaagcagaaaaacatctTGTGAAAATATGTTGTGAAAGCAGTCTTCCTGCCTGATGCACTGCCCCGTGTTGTGCTGTCCTTGTCCCTTGCAGAACCACGAGCACCATCTGGCGTGAGCCTGTCCAGCCAGGGTAGCCCCCACAGCCTGCTGGCCAGCTGGGAGGAGGCCACAGGGGAGGGCTATCTGCTGGTCCTCAGCCTTGCAGATAGCCCTGTGAAGAACAGCTCCTTGCCCAGGGGTGTCACGAGCTTCACCTACGAGGGCCTCCACCCTGGGACCCTGTACACCTTTGAGGTCAGCACCGTGGCTGGTCCCTACACATCCTCACCCCGGTGCATCTCCAACTGGACATGTGAGTGCCACTGGATCCTGCCCTTCCCCTGATGTCACACCTCAGGGCACTGACAGCACACATCTTCTACAGCTTAATCCAATAACTGGGCAAAAGGCTCAGCAGGaggcagaggtgctgctggatgTGTGTGACCCTGCTGTTTCCCAATCACCAGGCACAACGGGCAGCTGAGCCCAGTGCTCTTCTCCTCAGCCACCCTCCTGTGGCACTGCTCAGGCTGTCACTGCCTTCAGCCACCCTCTCCACCACCCaccacctcctccagcaccagaacaatttttttctctgacagTTTGAGCTGTGCTGGCCCAGTCCCTGCCGGGCTGGTGTGTGGGTGTCAGCAGGGGTGACAGTGGTCAAAGCAGCTGGATGCaggttttcccagggaaggggctcctgccccagcacatTTTTTGCTGCACTTCTGCCAGGTGATTCTAGACCTTTCCTTTTCTAGACCCCTTGCCCCCAGAGCAGCTGACCCTCAGCAATGGGGGCCACAGCACCTCTCTGCAAGCCTCCTGGAGAGCAGTttcctctggcagcactggctaCACAGGGACCCTCTGGGAAACCAAGTCCCAGGAGCAGGTCAGGAATGTGACTGTGGGGAGTGACTGGACGAATGTCACCTTGGAGAACCTGGTCCCTGGGCGGCAGTACACACTGGAGATGGCTGCTATGGCTGGGCCTTACAGATCCCCTGTGCAATCAGCCACCGACTGGACGTGTGAGTGTGACAGTCCTACCTCACCCTGCGGCAGGTCACAACTGCCACCTGCCCGTGAGAACAGAATGCTTACAGCATCAGAGTGGCCCCTGTGTGGGGAGGTGGGGAATCAGAGTCACGGGTGCATAGACAGACAGAATGGGCAGTCAGCTGGAGCCACATTCAACCATGTTGGAAGTAGAAGGGTCTGCAGTGCAGGAGGAACCCATCACTGAACAGAAAACATTCCCAAATGTCACCCAGGAGAAGGTGGGGACCTGCTCCCGTGTCTGCTGTGGAGCAGGggctctggctgctctgggTTTAGTGTGCTGACTCCTGACCTCACCCCAGCAGGTGCAGACAGGGGAGGGTGCCCAGGACAgccccacagcacagcacagcctcctctcaTGCCTGGCTGTCTCTCCTCTCTCAGACCCCCTGGCTCCGGCCGGCGTGACGCTGACCAACACCCGGCGCCCAATGGGGCTCTCGGCCTTCTGGGACAAGGCTGCTGGTGATGTGGACCAGTTCCACCTCCAGCTCTACAGCAAGAGCCATGCAGCACAGAGGAACATCTCAGTGGGGCCAAACACCCACAACTTCACCTTCCTCGGGCTGTCCCCTGGCACTCAGTACTTCCTGAAGGTGACTGTCCTCGCTGGCCCATACCGATCCTCGTCACACTTCGCCACTGAGTGGACATGTGAGTCAGAAGTATTCTCAGTCTcttgcagggatgggacatcctGGCACTGTTTGCAAGACTAGCAGTGACACAAACTTGTCTGGGTGGAGGGAGGGCTCCAGTGAGACCTGCATGCTCCCTGTTCTGGAAGACAGAGCACATGTCATAGGTTAGGTGCTGTGTGCTGCACCCCAAAAGATCCTTTTCCCCAGCTTAGGTTTTCCCCAGTCAAGTTGAACCTTCTGCCTAGACCACTGGTGATCTgaaggccagccagggactgGTGGGAGTGGGATGTGAGGGAGGAAGCACAGACACCTGTATGGGCTTGCTGCTTCCTGTctgtggagcagagcagcccaCTGGGAGCTGAGTGCTCTCAGCACCTGCCTGCCAGCAGTACCCTGGGGTCATGCACAGGCAGCTTGCATGtcccccaggagagcaggagatcCGGTGGTCAGGTGCCCTCACTTCTCTTTCAGCCCTGTGCAGAGGTgcaggctgtgccctggcttCTCCAGGTGGTTCCTCCACCACCTCATGGGTGTCCATGCTCTGCTTCCCTCCAGATCCACTGTCCCTGGCTAACGTGAGTGTGCAGCCTGGCCGGAAACCGCAGGAGCTGCACGTGAGCTGGGTGGAGTCCGGAGGTGGCAGAGATCACTTGGTGCAGCTCTCAGTGGCTGAGTCCCTGTCCATCATCAGGAATGTGTCTGTCCCCCGTGGAGTCACCCAGCtggacctggaggggctggtgCCAGGCTCCCGGTACCGCGTGGAGATCATTTCCCAGGCTGGGCCTCATCGCATCTCCTCTCAGACTGCCATCGGCTACACTGGTAGAACACAGCTCCCCTGCTCCCACCAGCCTTAGGCATCGTGTGGATGCCCACagtgctccagctgccagcttCATCCCCAAGCTAGAGTCAGTTCTGAGCAGCCAGCTTTGTCCCCAGTGACACTGTTTCTCTCCCGCAGCCCCACTGCCTCCTCGTTCCCTGTCTGCCAGCCCCGTCAGCATGGCCTGGGCTCTGGCTGTGCACTGGgaggctgctcctggccagagggATGGATACCTGCTCAGCGTGCTCGAGGAGGGCTCTTCTGCACAGCCAAGGAACCTGGAAGCAGGGAAGGACAGCACCAATGTCACTGTGCCACAGCTGGAACCAGGAACATGCTACCTTGTTAGGATCTGGGCAGTGGCTGGACCCTACCGCTCCCTCCCCGAGAACATCACCGGCTGCACAGGTCAGCAGCTGACACCCACGGGTGATGGGATCAGTGTTGGCCCCTGGGGAGAGGAAatgagaggagaggagggacGGAGGAGGGCACCCTGGCCTGGTTTCCTGGTGAAGCTGGCCTGTGGTCACATCCTGCCTCTCACAGTCGCCGTGTACGAAGATGGCTGCAGGTTCAGAAGTGGATCTTCTCCTCTCTGACTcgtgtgttttgtttttcctcacaGTTCCTGCTGCACCCACAAACCTGAGCCTTACCAACCCAGGCAGCTCCTCAGAGCTTTACACATCCTGGAACAAGCCCCCTGGCAAGAGGGACCACTACCATGTTACTCTGTATAGCCTCAGCACCCAGAGCAGGATTCAGGTCCAGAGCTTGAGTCCAGATGCCCTGAACATCACCTGGACTCACCTGGAAGCAGGCAGGAAGTTTGCTGTGCAGGTCACTGCTGTGAAAGGCTCGTTAGAAGCCTCTTCCATCAACATCACCCAATGGACATGTGAGTCTGGTTGGTTGGGTTGGGCACGGTGCCCCAGTGTGAGCCTCCACCTGATCCTGCCAGAGCACCCCCGCCACCTTCCCCATCCCAAGCCGTGCCCTCAGCTTCTGTGTGATGGTCCCACCTTTCTGCTCACTGCCCTCACTACATCCTTGACACGGAGCCAATCCCCCCATCCACCCCAGAAGCTCTGGTTATCTCCCCTGCCACATCCAGCAGCACACCCCAGGGATGATACACTCCAAGTCATGTGCTCTGCCTGGCCCTTTGTGCCCAGGCTTCTCTCCAGAGGATCTCTGGTCCAGCCTGCCTGGAGGaaccctgggcacagcagccagaTCTCAGCACTGAGCAGGAGGGCTAACTGTCTCCCTTGTTGCTTTCCAGATCCCTTGGCCCCTGTCAACCTCACCCTGAGCAGCCCTTCAGCCTCAGCACTGGTGGTgtcctgggcagtgctggctggAGGGGCAGCAGGCTTCGTGGTGGATGCCCGTGACACAGCGTCTGGCACTCCCGTCGGGCACATGCTGCTGGGCGGGGATGCCAGGAGTCACATCCTGAGGAGCCTGAGCCCCGGCACCCGTTACAGCGTGGCAGTGAGGGCCACAGCTGGGCCCTTCCACgccagcacccccagcctcaCCCACTGCACACGTGAGTGTGATGCTCTCCTTGCAGCATTCTTCACCAGATCTCCCCTTCCCAGTTCACTCAGGGACCATACTGGTGCAGCTGTCCTGCTTACCTCTGCCACCCATGCAAATACCCAGTGCTTATTCTCTGCTGGATGCAGAACGAGGAGTCTGTGCCTGACCCTGTGCCACACCCTGGCCCTGGTAGCCCCCCACAGCAGTCCACAGTCTcagccagcagccaggcaggaagcagctgccacagaggcacagccagcctgtgGCACCTGCTGCTgacccagctcctgcagcacaggcttggCACGGCTGTGGAGCATCTCCTTGTGCTGAGCCCAGATGTGCTCCTGGCAGTGACTTGTGTTTCCTCCCCAGGCCCGCTGCCCCCGGCCGCCGTGCGCCTGCTGAGCACGGGGCACCCCGACAGGCTGAGCGTGGCATGGGGGGGCACGGCCGGGGGCACGGATGGATACACACTGACCCTGTACCGTGCACGACTGGGCACCGTGGCAGCCACAGCCTCGCTTGGGAGAGACACCCACAACTTCACCTTCACGGGCCTGGCCCCAGGACACGAGTACTCCCTGGAAGCCACTGCCACAGCCGGACAGTaccaggcagcagcacccaaAGTCAGTGGCTGGACATGTAAGTACCTGAAGCAGTGTCCTCTGCAGAGGGGTGGGGAATGTCACACCACTGGGCTGTCCTGAGGAGAGCTGGGTGGTTCACGGGGGACCTGGTGGCTTTGGAGAAGTGCGCACACCTCCGTGACACGCAGCAGTTAGTGCaggggcacactgctggctgcaTGGCACTGGCATTTTCAGTTGTAGGCTTGCACAAGGACATGCTGATGAAACAGGGCTGCCCAGAtgtgcctgtgctgggacattccctgcctgtgctgacCCATCTCCCTGTGTACAGGAGCACAGATGTGTACAGGGCACCTGTACTGTTCCTGTGTACAGGAGGCTCACTGAGTCCTTTCCCCCAGGTAGAAACCACCTTACCATAAAGGTTCATGAAATGAATCCGTGTAGTGCGAGAAACCAGTCCACAGTCCTCCCAGGAGAACAGGTCTTTGCTCTGGAGATGGGCTAATCCAGCACCACTCCCCACCCAGAAAGATTCTAGGGCTGGTCAGAGAACAgtggctgtgccagtgctgtcTGGGCacctgcacagctgctgggtGTGGGAACACACCTGTGCTCATGGCAGGGTGCAGGTGTTCCCACTGGGCTGTGGGAATGAGCGTGACCTGGGTGAGGAGGGCTTGGCATGTGAGGGACCAGTAAGGGTGAGCATCGTTAAAGGTGAGGTGAGACGGGAGTGGAGAAGAGACAAGTGATGATGAGGAGGCATTGGTCAGAGGGGATTCTCCCTTGGGGAGCACCATCGGGTGTGTGTGTCCTCCTGCTCGGTGTCCTGTCCCTAACACGAGGTGTTTCCTCCCCAGGCCCGCTGCCCCCGGCCGCCGTGCGTCTGCTGAGCACGGGGCACCCCGACAGGCTGAGCGCGGCCTGGGGGGCCGCGGCCGGGGGCACGGATGGATACACACTGACCCTGTACCGTGCACGACTGGGCACCGTGGCAGCCACAGCCTCGCTTGGGAGAGACACCCACAACTTCACCTTCACGGGCTTGGCCCCAGGGAGCAAATACCTGCTGGAGGTGGCATCTGTGGCTGGCTCCTTCagggcacctgcagggaacgTCAGCAACTGGACGTGTGAGTACCTTTTGTGAGGGGATGTGTGCCCTGCTGGGCAGTCAGGAGAGCTCGTGGCCAGGAGCATGGCCCTGCTGACCTTCACAGCAGACCCCCAGCAATGGCGAtgagcagggctctgcccacTCAGCACATCAGCTCCACCAGCCTGGGTGAgggcagctggagctccagaGCCATGCTTCAGGGGAGAGCCAcggaggagggagcagcagcagggtgttcaccttcccctgtcccctAGCTGGCTGTGTGTTCCCTCCTCACCCCTCCCCAGATGTCTCACTCCATcggggacagggctgtccctgctcagaCAAGCACAGAGAAGTTTGCAGAAGCTTTGAGCTGCCTCTGGGCTGGTGGGTGGAGCCACACAGTGGAGGCTAAGTGCGCTGTCCATCTAAAAGAT of Anomalospiza imberbis isolate Cuckoo-Finch-1a 21T00152 chromosome 26, ASM3175350v1, whole genome shotgun sequence contains these proteins:
- the LOC137462811 gene encoding receptor-type tyrosine-protein phosphatase V-like isoform X1, producing MRSLLLPLLVLCVPRLPGTLAEGEGCNHTAQAGLEGQDARGERGTLLNVSVSDHDRSDSLLLSWDEPEGGAKGYFLALSSLGSGTLLQNGSAGPNTTSFWFHGLTPGTRYEIEVTATLACMDTTSQTITAQTSPSPVRNLTLSSSGSASLRATWAHGPGRRDGYRLALWHSHSQTLVRNVSLLPSASTFLFDGLLAGSEYALRVSTLAGSSQASTSIHQWTAPSIPTQLRLSPGSSTSLVASWAGAAGAAWLHLELRNLLTQKVSTTLSARRGLSSYTFQHLHPGTHYWLGLSATAGPYTAVGPNATAWTYPLSPDNVTLSSAEEQNSLKARWSVPGGQRDFYLVTLREGEDSAPTRNISVGGDNDHVTFHGLSPGQQYSVQVVVVAGPYRASAHSTAAWTEPRAPSGVSLSSQGSPHSLLASWEEATGEGYLLVLSLADSPVKNSSLPRGVTSFTYEGLHPGTLYTFEVSTVAGPYTSSPRCISNWTYPLPPEQLTLSNGGHSTSLQASWRAVSSGSTGYTGTLWETKSQEQVRNVTVGSDWTNVTLENLVPGRQYTLEMAAMAGPYRSPVQSATDWTYPLAPAGVTLTNTRRPMGLSAFWDKAAGDVDQFHLQLYSKSHAAQRNISVGPNTHNFTFLGLSPGTQYFLKVTVLAGPYRSSSHFATEWTYPLSLANVSVQPGRKPQELHVSWVESGGGRDHLVQLSVAESLSIIRNVSVPRGVTQLDLEGLVPGSRYRVEIISQAGPHRISSQTAIGYTAPLPPRSLSASPVSMAWALAVHWEAAPGQRDGYLLSVLEEGSSAQPRNLEAGKDSTNVTVPQLEPGTCYLVRIWAVAGPYRSLPENITGCTVPAAPTNLSLTNPGSSSELYTSWNKPPGKRDHYHVTLYSLSTQSRIQVQSLSPDALNITWTHLEAGRKFAVQVTAVKGSLEASSINITQWTYPLAPVNLTLSSPSASALVVSWAVLAGGAAGFVVDARDTASGTPVGHMLLGGDARSHILRSLSPGTRYSVAVRATAGPFHASTPSLTHCTRPLPPAAVRLLSTGHPDRLSVAWGGTAGGTDGYTLTLYRARLGTVAATASLGRDTHNFTFTGLAPGHEYSLEATATAGQYQAAAPKVSGWTCPLPPAAVRLLSTGHPDRLSAAWGAAAGGTDGYTLTLYRARLGTVAATASLGRDTHNFTFTGLAPGSKYLLEVASVAGSFRAPAGNVSNWTYPSAPRNVYMTNQGYPNRLSASWRAEPQGQDSYRLLLYHSGSGIVAANVSVGKGTSKFTFSGLAPGHKYLLEVVSMAGPYAASAGNISDWTTPSVPQNLTAVAEGNNTMLISWDSVSGQQDDCQLWLRDPRNSSLPWRHSLGRGQVQHLLQGLIPGRNYSVSLSCVAGPYWSSTKPLAVPMEPNPVKDVQCLPELRSLYLNWTSSPGDVEAYEVVTERLSEGPPTSRLTMSVPSSEASLEGLEPNSSYQILVSTVGMNALRSQAVTLLCSTAVEPLPPPLRADVFPVEASSTVIISPDLFSEENGQIEYYGVIATTNESLLRPTQEIMSSTWYDHYYGTEDSYLAVLIPNPFHQRSSPDTWRVPVGTEECGQSRATCNGKLKANEQYRFSIAAFTKYDPVAPAVTFTMFSAAGSSADTAPLSMPIIAGIIVGFLLTLAAVFALVYWKQLKAKRTKKSSPPQEMVTYSLRNVHRPVPLQNFKQYYEMKTASANHAFFQEFEELKEVGKEQSKVEAELPANVSKNRYAHVLPYDHSRVKLSQLGEDPHSDYINANFMPGYTSQQEFIATQGPLKKTIEDFWRLVWEQNVCNIIMLTVCMENGRVLCDHYWPSESAPVSYGQVRVHLLMQSSSEEWTVREFKLWHEGLRAERFVSHLHYTAWPDHGIPESTTSIMTFRELVQEHIQSTKDAGPTLVHCSAGVGRTGTFIALDRLLQQMKQEKVVDIFGVVYSLRMNRYLMIQTLSQYIFLHSCILDKILEEPLLDLSGTERSCPIPLKSFAQHYAQKAAKSHMGFLREYEALLEVVKEEASSASPSSGSQQTRPSSSILPYDRSRVKFSLLEQGPLSGLLQVWRVPGCSSSRDYLAVQGPDKLTMEDFWTLVWEQDVHTILTLLPWQEKGEVPGEVCWPLEGDSLCTKTLTIQCDTEKLVSGWRCTQLKLKHEKKAKERQVQRFLYTLWSSKKQPDVQSLVELLGAVRRGTPHRRRAAPVLLHCSGDMSQMGTLISLDCLLYQMKAERTVDIYGVTLQLARSCCLMTPTLDQYVLLYTCIQDIIAQNQP